One genomic window of Glycine max cultivar Williams 82 chromosome 16, Glycine_max_v4.0, whole genome shotgun sequence includes the following:
- the LOC100778941 gene encoding glutamate receptor 2.5 isoform X6 produces MSLIICFFVLQLLTWSRVLLAHESRNNCSRSIMSIGAVLDLSSQMGKHQKIAMQIALQEFNRLSCSKLDLKIENSHGNSAHAVASAMDLTQSKQVLAIIGTITHSEANLASEFDDTIKNIPILSLISPVARSEKSSPLLPYFIQEGYDINLHMQCIAAIVGEFRWRKVTVIYELDNWFSSDPGILLDLSYSLRLVGSEIDNHVALPSLSSLLDPKSTIENELNRLKNKSNRVFLIAHSSLELANILFEKAKQMSLVGKGSVWVIPDGVAGLLDSVNSSSILNMQGVIGFKTHFMETSKAFRRFKFKFRRRFVLEFPEEENINPSFFALQSYKATRAVAQAARESQGKLTLEQLFKSNISRNGKFWQSQTFNIINVIGKSYRELALWSPELGFSKNLITQQLTEMNTNSASSGILSTVYWPGGIQFVPKGWTHSTEQRKLQIGVPAKGAFTEFVNVTYDKNRNKTSITGFSIDVFKEAVHNLSYDLDFAFVPFNGSYDEMVEQVYNKTLDAAVGDTSIMAYRYHLVDFSQPYVDSGIDMVVTEQSAKSKETWIFLKAFTKGMWLMMAALHIFVGFVIWLIERQVNEELKGFGSMLWFLVTVIFYAHTGEPIRSPLARTVLAPWLFVILIATSTFTASLTSMMTVSQLEPSVLDIKSLLKRNSPVGCNGNSFIVKYLTEVQKFKPENIRRINSINDYPSAFQNKDIEAAFFIAPHAKVFMAKYSCRGFIKAGNTFRLGGLGFVGLAPLIDTILHMYFPRVPLWLLTYPRHC; encoded by the exons ATGTCACTCATTATCTGCTTCTTTGTCCTGCAATTGTTAACATGGTCAAGGGTGCTTCTAGCTCATGAAAGTAGAAACAACTGCTCAAGGTCCATTATGAGCATAGGTGCTGTGCTTGATTTGAGTTCACAAATGGGAAAGCATCAGAAGATAGCCATGCAAATTGCACTCCAAGAGTTCAATCGGTTGAGTTGTTCCAAGCTGGATTTGAAGATTGAAAATTCCCATGGGAATTCAGCTCACGCAGTTGCTAGTG ccATGGATCTCACCCAGAGCAAGCAAGTGTTAGCCATCATAGGCACAATAACACACAGTGAAGCAAATCTGGCAAGTGAATTTGATGAcaccataaaaaatattcctATCTTGTCTCTAATTTCACCTGTAGCCAGATCAGAGAAATCATCTCCTCTATTGCCATACTTCATCCAAGAGGGATATGATATCAACCTTCACATGCAATGCATTGCAGCCATTGTGGGAGAATTCAGATGGCGAAAGGTGACAGTAATCTATGAACTTGATAACTGGTTTTCCTCTGATCCAGGGATTCTACTCGACCTCTCCTATTCCCTTAGACTTGTTGGATCAGAGATTGATAATCATGTAGCGTTGCCTTCCTTATCCTCTCTATTAGATCCAAAATCTACCATTGAAAATGAGCTTAATAGGCTCAAAAACAAAAGTAACAGGGTCTTCTTGATTGCGCACTCTTCTTTAGAGCTGGCAAACATACTTTTTGAGAAAGCAAAGCAAATGAGTTTAGTGGGAAAAGGTTCTGTGTGGGTTATCCCAGATGGGGTTGCTGGCCTACTTGATTCAGTTAACTCTTCTTCAATCCTTAACATGCAGGGTGTTATTGGATTTAAGACACATTTCATGGAAACAAGCAAAGCATTTAGAaggttcaaattcaaattccgAAGAAGGTTTGTACTGGAGTTCCCTGAAGAAGAGAACATTAACCCAAGTTTCTTTGCACTTCAATCATATAAAGCAACCCGGGCAGTTGCTCAAGCTGCAAGGGAATCGCAAGGGAAGTTAACCCTTGAACAATTATTCAAAAGTAATATATCCAGAAATGGCAAATTTTGGCAATCACAAACcttcaatataattaatgtgataGGTAAAAGTTACAGAGAGTTAGCATTATGGTCTCCAGAACTAGGTTTCTCCAAAAACCTTATTACACAGCAGCTGACAGAGATGAACACAAATAGTGCTTCTAGTGGAATTTTGAGTACTGTTTATTGGCCTGGAGGTATACAATTTGTTCCTAAGGGATGGACTCACAGCACCGAACAAAGAAAATTGCAAATAGGAGTGCCTGCAAAAGGTGCCTTCACTGAGTTTGTGAATGTGACATATGATAAGAACAGGAATAAAACTTCTATCACAGGATTCTCAATCGATGTCTTTAAAGAAGCCGTTCATAATTTGTCTTATGACTTGGACTTTGCGTTTGTTCCCTTTAATGGGTCTTATGATGAAATGGTAGAGCAAGTCTATAACAAG ACATTGGATGCTGCTGTCGGAGATACATCAATAATGGCATACAGATATCATTTAGTTGACTTCTCACAACCGTATGTTGACTCTGGTATTGACATGGTGGTTACAGAGCAATCAGCtaaatcaaaagaaacatgGATCTTTTTAAAAGCCTTCACAAAAGGGATGTGGTTGATGATGGCAGCATTACACATTTTCGTAGGATTTGTCATTTGGTTGATCGAAAGGCAAGTTAATGAAGAACTAAAAGGATTCGGGTCCATGCTTTGGTTCTTAGTCACTGTAATATTCTATGCACACA CAGGAGAACCAATTAGAAGCCCCTTGGCTCGAACTGTGCTGGCACCATGGTTATTTGTTATCCTAATTGCAACTAGTACTTTCACAGCAAGTTTGACTTCCATGATGACTGTTTCACAACTAGAGCCATCTGTGTTAGATATCAAGAGCCTTCTGAAGAGAAATTCTCCAGTTGGTTGTAATGGAAATTCGTTCATTGTAAAGTATTTGACTGAGGTACAAAAATTCAAACCTGAGAACATTAGGAGAATTAACTCCATAAATGATTACCCTTCAGCCTTTCAGAACAAGGATATCGAAGCAGCTTTCTTTATTGCGCCTCACGCTAAGGTATTTATGGCAAAGTACTCATGCAGGGGTTTCATCAAAGCAGGGAACACTTTCAGGCTTGGTGGCTTAGGTTTTGTGGGTCTCGCTCCTCTCATTGACACCATTTTACACAT GTATTTCCCAAGGGTTCCACTTTGGCTACTGACATATCCGAGGCATTGCTGA
- the LOC100778941 gene encoding glutamate receptor 2.5 isoform X5 — protein MDLTQSKQVLAIIGTITHSEANLASEFDDTIKNIPILSLISPVARSEKSSPLLPYFIQEGYDINLHMQCIAAIVGEFRWRKVTVIYELDNWFSSDPGILLDLSYSLRLVGSEIDNHVALPSLSSLLDPKSTIENELNRLKNKSNRVFLIAHSSLELANILFEKAKQMSLVGKGSVWVIPDGVAGLLDSVNSSSILNMQGVIGFKTHFMETSKAFRRFKFKFRRRFVLEFPEEENINPSFFALQSYKATRAVAQAARESQGKLTLEQLFKSNISRNGKFWQSQTFNIINVIGKSYRELALWSPELGFSKNLITQQLTEMNTNSASSGILSTVYWPGGIQFVPKGWTHSTEQRKLQIGVPAKGAFTEFVNVTYDKNRNKTSITGFSIDVFKEAVHNLSYDLDFAFVPFNGSYDEMVEQVYNKTLDAAVGDTSIMAYRYHLVDFSQPYVDSGIDMVVTEQSAKSKETWIFLKAFTKGMWLMMAALHIFVGFVIWLIERQVNEELKGFGSMLWFLVTVIFYAHTGEPIRSPLARTVLAPWLFVILIATSTFTASLTSMMTVSQLEPSVLDIKSLLKRNSPVGCNGNSFIVKYLTEVQKFKPENIRRINSINDYPSAFQNKDIEAAFFIAPHAKVFMAKYSCRGFIKAGNTFRLGGLGFVFPKGSTLATDISEALLKVLESGEIEQLEKDMLTIEGNASCSPLESKAKDGSPTGFQPFLGLFCICSIVAVLALLYNMICLLMSNVLTFTSYIHLTLTQLRRIWRWTTRYFARSSSRFQSGSLRSVSTATVTRNAEETVINTQ, from the exons ATGGATCTCACCCAGAGCAAGCAAGTGTTAGCCATCATAGGCACAATAACACACAGTGAAGCAAATCTGGCAAGTGAATTTGATGAcaccataaaaaatattcctATCTTGTCTCTAATTTCACCTGTAGCCAGATCAGAGAAATCATCTCCTCTATTGCCATACTTCATCCAAGAGGGATATGATATCAACCTTCACATGCAATGCATTGCAGCCATTGTGGGAGAATTCAGATGGCGAAAGGTGACAGTAATCTATGAACTTGATAACTGGTTTTCCTCTGATCCAGGGATTCTACTCGACCTCTCCTATTCCCTTAGACTTGTTGGATCAGAGATTGATAATCATGTAGCGTTGCCTTCCTTATCCTCTCTATTAGATCCAAAATCTACCATTGAAAATGAGCTTAATAGGCTCAAAAACAAAAGTAACAGGGTCTTCTTGATTGCGCACTCTTCTTTAGAGCTGGCAAACATACTTTTTGAGAAAGCAAAGCAAATGAGTTTAGTGGGAAAAGGTTCTGTGTGGGTTATCCCAGATGGGGTTGCTGGCCTACTTGATTCAGTTAACTCTTCTTCAATCCTTAACATGCAGGGTGTTATTGGATTTAAGACACATTTCATGGAAACAAGCAAAGCATTTAGAaggttcaaattcaaattccgAAGAAGGTTTGTACTGGAGTTCCCTGAAGAAGAGAACATTAACCCAAGTTTCTTTGCACTTCAATCATATAAAGCAACCCGGGCAGTTGCTCAAGCTGCAAGGGAATCGCAAGGGAAGTTAACCCTTGAACAATTATTCAAAAGTAATATATCCAGAAATGGCAAATTTTGGCAATCACAAACcttcaatataattaatgtgataGGTAAAAGTTACAGAGAGTTAGCATTATGGTCTCCAGAACTAGGTTTCTCCAAAAACCTTATTACACAGCAGCTGACAGAGATGAACACAAATAGTGCTTCTAGTGGAATTTTGAGTACTGTTTATTGGCCTGGAGGTATACAATTTGTTCCTAAGGGATGGACTCACAGCACCGAACAAAGAAAATTGCAAATAGGAGTGCCTGCAAAAGGTGCCTTCACTGAGTTTGTGAATGTGACATATGATAAGAACAGGAATAAAACTTCTATCACAGGATTCTCAATCGATGTCTTTAAAGAAGCCGTTCATAATTTGTCTTATGACTTGGACTTTGCGTTTGTTCCCTTTAATGGGTCTTATGATGAAATGGTAGAGCAAGTCTATAACAAG ACATTGGATGCTGCTGTCGGAGATACATCAATAATGGCATACAGATATCATTTAGTTGACTTCTCACAACCGTATGTTGACTCTGGTATTGACATGGTGGTTACAGAGCAATCAGCtaaatcaaaagaaacatgGATCTTTTTAAAAGCCTTCACAAAAGGGATGTGGTTGATGATGGCAGCATTACACATTTTCGTAGGATTTGTCATTTGGTTGATCGAAAGGCAAGTTAATGAAGAACTAAAAGGATTCGGGTCCATGCTTTGGTTCTTAGTCACTGTAATATTCTATGCACACA CAGGAGAACCAATTAGAAGCCCCTTGGCTCGAACTGTGCTGGCACCATGGTTATTTGTTATCCTAATTGCAACTAGTACTTTCACAGCAAGTTTGACTTCCATGATGACTGTTTCACAACTAGAGCCATCTGTGTTAGATATCAAGAGCCTTCTGAAGAGAAATTCTCCAGTTGGTTGTAATGGAAATTCGTTCATTGTAAAGTATTTGACTGAGGTACAAAAATTCAAACCTGAGAACATTAGGAGAATTAACTCCATAAATGATTACCCTTCAGCCTTTCAGAACAAGGATATCGAAGCAGCTTTCTTTATTGCGCCTCACGCTAAGGTATTTATGGCAAAGTACTCATGCAGGGGTTTCATCAAAGCAGGGAACACTTTCAGGCTTGGTGGCTTAGGTTTT GTATTTCCCAAGGGTTCCACTTTGGCTACTGACATATCCGAGGCATTGCTGAAAGTGCTAGAGAGTGGGGAAATTGAACAGCTTGAAAAAGATATGCTAACCATAGAAGGCAATGCCAGTTGTTCTCCTTTAGAGAGCAAGGCAAAAGATGGGTCACCGACAGGATTTCAGCCTTTTCTTGGCCTATTTTGCATCTGTTCAATTGTTGCTGTTCTGGCATTGTTATATAAtatgatttgtttgttgatgaGTAATGTATTGACCTTCACTAGCTACATACATCTAACATTAACACAATTAAGGAGAATATGGAGATGGACAACCAGATATTTTGCTCGGAGCAGTTCAAGGTTCCAATCAGGAAGTTTGAGAAGTGTGAGTACAGCCACAGTAACAAGAAATGCAGAGGAGACAGTCATTAATACTCAGTGA
- the LOC100778941 gene encoding glutamate receptor 2.5 isoform X7 gives MSLIICFFVLQLLTWSRVLLAHESRNNCSRSIMSIGAVLDLSSQMGKHQKIAMQIALQEFNRLSCSKLDLKIENSHGNSAHAVASAMDLTQSKQVLAIIGTITHSEANLASEFDDTIKNIPILSLISPVARSEKSSPLLPYFIQEGYDINLHMQCIAAIVGEFRWRKVTVIYELDNWFSSDPGILLDLSYSLRLVGSEIDNHVALPSLSSLLDPKSTIENELNRLKNKSNRVFLIAHSSLELANILFEKAKQMSLVGKGSVWVIPDGVAGLLDSVNSSSILNMQGVIGFKTHFMETSKAFRRFKFKFRRRFVLEFPEEENINPSFFALQSYKATRAVAQAARESQGKLTLEQLFKSNISRNGKFWQSQTFNIINVIGKSYRELALWSPELGFSKNLITQQLTEMNTNSASSGILSTVYWPGGIQFVPKGWTHSTEQRKLQIGVPAKGAFTEFVNVTYDKNRNKTSITGFSIDVFKEAVHNLSYDLDFAFVPFNGSYDEMVEQVYNKTLDAAVGDTSIMAYRYHLVDFSQPYVDSGIDMVVTEQSAKSKETWIFLKAFTKGMWLMMAALHIFVGFVIWLIERQVNEELKGFGSMLWFLVTVIFYAHTGEPIRSPLARTVLAPWLFVILIATSTFTASLTSMMTVSQLEPSVLDIKSLLKRNSPVGCNGNSFIVKYLTEVQKFKPENIRRINSINDYPSAFQNKDIEAAFFIAPHAKVFMAKYSCRGFIKAGNTFRLGGLGISQGFHFGY, from the exons ATGTCACTCATTATCTGCTTCTTTGTCCTGCAATTGTTAACATGGTCAAGGGTGCTTCTAGCTCATGAAAGTAGAAACAACTGCTCAAGGTCCATTATGAGCATAGGTGCTGTGCTTGATTTGAGTTCACAAATGGGAAAGCATCAGAAGATAGCCATGCAAATTGCACTCCAAGAGTTCAATCGGTTGAGTTGTTCCAAGCTGGATTTGAAGATTGAAAATTCCCATGGGAATTCAGCTCACGCAGTTGCTAGTG ccATGGATCTCACCCAGAGCAAGCAAGTGTTAGCCATCATAGGCACAATAACACACAGTGAAGCAAATCTGGCAAGTGAATTTGATGAcaccataaaaaatattcctATCTTGTCTCTAATTTCACCTGTAGCCAGATCAGAGAAATCATCTCCTCTATTGCCATACTTCATCCAAGAGGGATATGATATCAACCTTCACATGCAATGCATTGCAGCCATTGTGGGAGAATTCAGATGGCGAAAGGTGACAGTAATCTATGAACTTGATAACTGGTTTTCCTCTGATCCAGGGATTCTACTCGACCTCTCCTATTCCCTTAGACTTGTTGGATCAGAGATTGATAATCATGTAGCGTTGCCTTCCTTATCCTCTCTATTAGATCCAAAATCTACCATTGAAAATGAGCTTAATAGGCTCAAAAACAAAAGTAACAGGGTCTTCTTGATTGCGCACTCTTCTTTAGAGCTGGCAAACATACTTTTTGAGAAAGCAAAGCAAATGAGTTTAGTGGGAAAAGGTTCTGTGTGGGTTATCCCAGATGGGGTTGCTGGCCTACTTGATTCAGTTAACTCTTCTTCAATCCTTAACATGCAGGGTGTTATTGGATTTAAGACACATTTCATGGAAACAAGCAAAGCATTTAGAaggttcaaattcaaattccgAAGAAGGTTTGTACTGGAGTTCCCTGAAGAAGAGAACATTAACCCAAGTTTCTTTGCACTTCAATCATATAAAGCAACCCGGGCAGTTGCTCAAGCTGCAAGGGAATCGCAAGGGAAGTTAACCCTTGAACAATTATTCAAAAGTAATATATCCAGAAATGGCAAATTTTGGCAATCACAAACcttcaatataattaatgtgataGGTAAAAGTTACAGAGAGTTAGCATTATGGTCTCCAGAACTAGGTTTCTCCAAAAACCTTATTACACAGCAGCTGACAGAGATGAACACAAATAGTGCTTCTAGTGGAATTTTGAGTACTGTTTATTGGCCTGGAGGTATACAATTTGTTCCTAAGGGATGGACTCACAGCACCGAACAAAGAAAATTGCAAATAGGAGTGCCTGCAAAAGGTGCCTTCACTGAGTTTGTGAATGTGACATATGATAAGAACAGGAATAAAACTTCTATCACAGGATTCTCAATCGATGTCTTTAAAGAAGCCGTTCATAATTTGTCTTATGACTTGGACTTTGCGTTTGTTCCCTTTAATGGGTCTTATGATGAAATGGTAGAGCAAGTCTATAACAAG ACATTGGATGCTGCTGTCGGAGATACATCAATAATGGCATACAGATATCATTTAGTTGACTTCTCACAACCGTATGTTGACTCTGGTATTGACATGGTGGTTACAGAGCAATCAGCtaaatcaaaagaaacatgGATCTTTTTAAAAGCCTTCACAAAAGGGATGTGGTTGATGATGGCAGCATTACACATTTTCGTAGGATTTGTCATTTGGTTGATCGAAAGGCAAGTTAATGAAGAACTAAAAGGATTCGGGTCCATGCTTTGGTTCTTAGTCACTGTAATATTCTATGCACACA CAGGAGAACCAATTAGAAGCCCCTTGGCTCGAACTGTGCTGGCACCATGGTTATTTGTTATCCTAATTGCAACTAGTACTTTCACAGCAAGTTTGACTTCCATGATGACTGTTTCACAACTAGAGCCATCTGTGTTAGATATCAAGAGCCTTCTGAAGAGAAATTCTCCAGTTGGTTGTAATGGAAATTCGTTCATTGTAAAGTATTTGACTGAGGTACAAAAATTCAAACCTGAGAACATTAGGAGAATTAACTCCATAAATGATTACCCTTCAGCCTTTCAGAACAAGGATATCGAAGCAGCTTTCTTTATTGCGCCTCACGCTAAGGTATTTATGGCAAAGTACTCATGCAGGGGTTTCATCAAAGCAGGGAACACTTTCAGGCTTGGTGGCTTAG GTATTTCCCAAGGGTTCCACTTTGGCTACTGA